The DNA segment AGCATCCCCCTAAGGTTTGTTGAACAGTCTATCAAAACTATGCCATTTTCTCCTCAAATTCTAGGGAAGTTTCTCAAGCTAACAGTCTACTGTGAATGCAGCTGTGCTCAGTTTCATCTCAGGAAATGATGAACGACTTAAGATAATTGTCAGCTTGAGTCTTAGCAGATGTAGCCTATAAACCAAAATGGTCTTGATATACACTCCACCGTTCCCCTCAGCTCACCAGAAAGGGTGCAGCCTCTTATCTAGGCAAAACAGGCCCTTCAAATTTTCACCGGCAACAAAAAGGTCAGCTTTCTCTCTGCCAGCGTCTCTTATGTAAAAGCTGCAGAAAAGTCCCTGAGGGCACTCAGGAAGGCAGCAGTGGTCCTAAAAGTTGTGTGCTCCTTAAGAGAATCTAACACCTGATGATCTCAGGTTTCATCCTGAACCACCCCCCCAACTCTCCTCACCCCCACTGTCactggaaaaactgtcttccacaaaacaggTACCTGGTatcaaaaaggctggggaccgctaagctaaagtttttctttaaaaaaaaaaaaaaaaagaaaagaaaaattctgtatCCAACTCAAGAATCAAATTCGGGGCAAAGGCCCAAACATCTGCACTTTTAACAAGACGGTGTCTGCCATTCTCTTCTTACCCCCTCAACCGAGTAAGGATCACTGCCCATCCTGTGTACCCGGGTTCCACTAACTTTATCTCCTGAGGAATGCCTCAGGAATGCTACAAGAATTGGcccacatgaaaaaatatttcagtgcTACTTTACTATGGTGATATTTAAACAATCTATGCAATAAAAATCATCTTGAGCACAACATGCTAGAAAAAGTTTCTCTTGATGAACTGGTATGCCCATTTTATTAGATCAAAACTATAGACCAAGTTAACCCTAGTCCTTATTTCTGGAGTTTTATGTTTACTTCTACTGCTGTAAATACTCTCAAATCCTTTTTGGAAGCAGTCAAAATATAAATCCACAGTATTCAAAATCTTACCCTCCTTTTCCTTGCATTCATCTTCTGTTTCGATTCTTTGACAAAGGCATTATAGGATGGGACCTCTCCGGCGTCAATAGCTTGCTGAATGATATTCCTTATCCTGGGTTCCTCTGTGTACTGCACGCAAAGCACAGACTCCATGATCTGATCCATGTCACCCCTGAAGTCCAGATAGGCCTGCTTAATATCAGCCAGCTCTTCTTCCGAACCTTTGTATGTCTTTTCAAAAGCTTGAATGTCCTCTAAAGATATCTGATGATAAAGGAGATTTGCTTTAACTTTGGgaattttgctttaaataaaaCGTACATTAGTAAAACTAGAGTTGGGTGTTGAATTGCTGCAATACAACAGTTGCTTGAGTTGAAATTATTGAACCAGATTTTCTATGCCTAAGCTTCTCCGGAGTCCTCCTTTTTAAATCCAATCTTCATAACTGCTAACTAGGGACCAGGGAAGGGAAATTTAAGTGAAATTTCCAAGAGTGAGAGGTGATCCGGAATCAGGACTTACATTTGGATATGTAAAATAAAGCGCATCCGGCAAAAAAAATAAATCGGCCCTTTTCAGTGCAACAATCACATTAACGGGAAATTTAAAGCCCGTTTCAGTAAGCGTGCGTGTATCTGTATTTCAAGGCCAAACTCAAAATTCCTAATTCCtacaaaattaacacaaaatacaAGATCTTAGAGACAGTCAATAAAGGTTTGTTGATTGAATGATGGTAACAGTCACAAAGAAACCTCCAGAGTCCTTTACCTTTTTAAAGAGTAGCCGCCAATACGCCTCCCAGTCTCGGTCTTGGGTGAGCACAGTAGAGTCCTCGTCCACTGTTCCCTGCTCATCGTACACTGCTCTCTGTTCTCCGTCACTGAGAACGGAATAGACTTTTCCCAGGATCTGAGGGCAAAGAGTATCCGTAAATCACCCCTGCTCCTCCCACCGAAACGGCGGCGCGAGAAATAAAGATCAGAAGGCGCCAAGCGGAGCTCAGCGCGCTCCCCCGGGGCGGGGCCCGGTAGCCAAAAGGCTAGGGGGAGGCCCGCGAAGCCGGTCGGCTTCGGGACGGGACCCTGCATACCTGGAAGCGGCGGGTGGCGTCCTCCTTGTCGCCCTCGCCCACCCGGTCCGGGTGTACCTGCAGGGACACCTTGTGGTAGCCTCGTCGGACCTCGCCGTCGGAGGCCTCGCGTCGCACGCCCAGCACCCGGTAAAGGTCGGCGGTGCCGAACACTTCCTCGCAAAGGTCCAGCAGCCCCATGCCGGGCGGAGATACGACCCCGGAGGAAGCAGCCGCTCCCAGCTGCGCCGGGTACAACCCAGGACTGTGGCTTTTTCGCGCCCAAAAAGCCCAGGGCGCCTGCGTCACAAGCACTGAAGGGGCGTGGCCACGCCGCGCATCCGCGCTTTACGGCGGCCGCAAAATGAGGTGTGGCGAGTCAGGCGCGGGCCCGGGTAAGTAACGCCGGCATGTGGAGTCACAGTCCCCGGCCGCGCGCAGGAGCTAGGTCTTCAGAGAAGTGATGTTGCTCGGGTCTCTCCTCCCCTTGCTCTGGAAATCTGGCGTCCGTCTTACCTTTTAGTGTCCCAGAACAACTTTTTCAAAAAGTTCATATATTAGCTTGAATTTACAAACTGctggcctatttttttaagtagaaaacgGCCAAACATCAGCATTCAGCAGTTACACATGGTTCAACTTAACAGATgtgttttttcaaaaatgttcttgAAAGGAATAGGTAAAGCTGTAGACCCAAATAATTTTGCACCCCACTAGTTGGAAATGCTGGGGTACTTTCCCTCTAGCCCTGCAGGAAAAAACCCTATACTGAAACCCAAAAAGCACAAAACACGGGTCTTCCAAAAACTCTTACCTAATAGGACTTTCACCTTACACATTGGTGGAGAGAGATAACATGACCCAAGCCTCCGTCTTAATAACATAAACTGCTGAAGCAAAGGCTCTTTCTTTTAATACTGTGAAGTTCACAGCTGGGTTTGAACATGTTGGATCCCAGGTGGCAGCAGAATGGGCTGGAGCAATCATCCAAGAGATGGTGAGAAACTTGGGCCTGGAGACCCAAAGCAAGGTTGAGGCTGGGGATAAAACTTTGTTAGTAGGGTAAACTCACAGAGGaagtatgtgtatacatatcttAAAGGATAAACAATGCTAAGTGAATACCCGAGTTGGCAGAAAATACCTTATCAAATATCTTATCCCCTCACTGATGTAGCATTTTTCAGAATCATTCTGCTCTGCCAGTAAGTTTCTGCAAAGTCTCAAACTCTCCAGGATACATTAATATCTTTTAAACTTCCCAGAGTTGCCGTGATTTTCAAAGCATTTCTCTTTCCCAGATCCAAGATCAAACTCAGCTGAAGTCAGTTCCTCTCAACCTGCCCTGGCATCAAAGTCTCAAAGCAAGTGGGGGCCAACCAGCAACAACCCCATGGGAGCTTTGACAACCACAGAATTTGAGATGGCTGGTAATCGTTCTCAGAACATAAAACACAGAGTAAGTCGGCACATTGATAGAACCTCCTCTATAAATTTCCTATATCTTAGTCACATACCAGAGTTAAGCCATctgtctttgctcatttttcccCCTATGGACAACATAATATGTTGGGAAGGGCTTTCCAGGAGGGCATAACCGGGATATGAGTCTTACATCACTGGGCAAGTTTCCACCTCTAGGCCTCAGCTTCCCTATCTGTAAAACGGAGATAATCATACCTGCCTTCATAATACCTTACAATTGTCACAAATAACCTTGTACACAAAAGGCCTAGGATATATGTAGATGCTTTGCAATATTATCTTTCTTCcagtttcttgtattttttaaggTATTCAAATACATCCATTTTgacatttttctatatatacatttgCTACGGAAAATTGAAATCGCACACTGAAATATCCTTTTATTGCAACTCAGATTTTCAAAAACCAGAAAATCAAATTATTATGCTCTAGCCAAATtatgtaatgttttctttttcttttctctgtcacccaggctggactgtagtggaacaatcacagttcactgcagcattggcctcctgggctcaagtgatcttactgcctcagcttcccgagtagctggaactatgggtGAGCaacaccacagccagctaattttttaagtttttgtagagacggggtcttgctgtgttgcacaggctggtctcaaactctggcttcaagtgatccttccacctcagcctcccaaagtgctgagattacaggtgtgagccactgccccaatggtatctttatattatttttccttacaaGTTACTTCAAATTCTTGATGTTGAATTtcatctcactgacttcaggctTTTAAAACACATGGGAATACTTGAGACCTAAGAATGGTTGTGAGtcaaataaaaaagtagaactaAAGTATACTGAAGTTATTCAAATACATTCAAACTATAAAGATCCCTTATAGATTACTGGCATCAATGTAGGAAGGAAAAGATACAAGAAGTAAAATGCAACACTCATTACAGGTTGTCAACATTATTGGTATACAGTTTATCCTAAAACAGAGCAGCTTTCTTAACCTGCTCCATAAAATTAccagcaagaaagaaaagtacaagAATAAGGTTCACAGCTGAATTGGCTTGGTGTCCTAATTCCCTATTCCAGTATTCTCAGAAGGATCCCATCTATGATATATGCAGAAATCACAGCCACATTTGAATGGTTCAATCTTGATTCATACTGAACTCCCTTAAGCCCAGCAGTTTCTCATTCTTAAAAGGTAGGTTATTAGAGCCCCAAAGCAATTTTCATAACAAATCTACCTTTGTATATTTAAGAATATGCGttaaggccaggagtggtggctcacgccagtaatcctagcactttgggaggccgaggtgggcagatcacaaggtcagattgagaccatcctggccaacacggtgaaaccccatctctactaaaaatacaaaaatttgcccgggcggtggctcacgcctataatcccagcacttttgggaggccaaggcgggcggatcacgaggtcaggagatcaaaaccatcctggataacatagtgaaaccccatctctactaaaaatacaaaaaaattagctgggtgtggtggcgggcacctgtagtcccagctactcctgggactactcgggaggctgaggcaggagaatggcatgaacccaggagacggagcttgcagtgagccgagatcgcgccactgcactcaagcctgggcgacagagcgagactcctctcaaaaaaaaaaaaaaaaaattagttgggtgtggtggcgcatgcttgtagctccccggctactcaggaggctgaggcaggagaactgcttgaacccaggaggtggagattgcagtgagctgagattgcaccaccacactccagcctggcaacagaacaagactccgtctccaaaaaaaaaaaaagagagaatatgcaTTAGGCAAGACAATATAAACCTCCaattacaaaaatcaattaagaaAGGTTAACTGTTCTTGCACTTGTGGGATGAACATGAAGATCTAAATGGGCCATGAATAGTCTGGCTGGGGGTTTTGAAGCAGGAAGTCTTGGAAGCCAGTAAATTGTAAAGTTGTCCAAGAGACCCAGAGCCCAACTCAAAAGTCCAATCCTCCCATAGCCACTGTCTATCCCAAGACAAAGTCGAAAAAAGCTAATTAGTACCCACACCCAGCTCTAAGTCACACAAGAACAAATCTCTCCCTGGGCCCTGTGCAGGCCAGGCCAGAAGAGCAAGGGCAACTCAGGATACTCCATTTATTGAACTCCAAATCTAACAAAATTAAGATCGCTGCAGTGTTTCAAAAGGACCTTGACCTTGTTCCCACTGCTATGCTCACTGAAGTCAGCTCATTTATGTTTCTGTAGCCTCTGTATCTGTAGCTTCTGCATCTGTTTTCTGAGAAGCTAACAGGACTTCACGTGCCCGTTTCCTTCgcagtctctcagcatttgtgaTCATCATAGGATGCAGAGGGAAAAAGCCAGCAAGACCTAAAAGTAACAGATTTTTCACTTATTATAACACAGTATAAGCCAATGCTTCCCTAGGAACTCTGTCTCACAGAACTGAGGTCTGAGATCTGACCCAGTGCATGGATGCAAACCATGCTCCTCACTTGCCAAACTCTGTACTACTTCTCCCCGGCAAGGAGACAGTGGATGTCTACTTCCCTAACAAT comes from the Pan troglodytes isolate AG18354 chromosome 8, NHGRI_mPanTro3-v2.0_pri, whole genome shotgun sequence genome and includes:
- the DNAJC9 gene encoding dnaJ homolog subfamily C member 9 isoform X1; translation: MGLLDLCEEVFGTADLYRVLGVRREASDGEVRRGYHKVSLQVHPDRVGEGDKEDATRRFQILGKVYSVLSDGEQRAVYDEQGTVDEDSTVLTQDRDWEAYWRLLFKKISLEDIQAFEKTYKGSEEELADIKQAYLDFRGDMDQIMESVLCVQYTEEPRIRNIIQQAIDAGEVPSYNAFVKESKQKMNARKRRAQEEAKEAEMSRKELGLDEGVDSLKAAIQLYTLGTQQKLAFSLPQNWNKTFVPIWYCTSLLIWICKFPADDGILDSSGPSGYRFP
- the LOC107966746 gene encoding putative uncharacterized protein DNAJC9-AS1 isoform X2 — its product is MPGGDTTPEEAAAPSCAGYNPGLWLFRAQKAQGACVTSTEGAWPRRASALYGGRKMRCGESGAGPDPRSNSAEVSSSQPALASKSQSKWGPTSNNPMGALTTTEFEMAGNRSQNIKHRLVK
- the LOC107966746 gene encoding putative uncharacterized protein DNAJC9-AS1 isoform X1, with amino-acid sequence MPGGDTTPEEAAAPSCAGYNPGLWLFRAQKAQGACVTSTEGAWPRRASALYGGRKMRCGESGAGPDPRSNSAEVSSSQPALASKSQSKWGPTSNNPMGALTTTEFEMAGNRSQNIKHRQTALIAIPMSSQTPRMLGRPRNQGQLYPQP
- the DNAJC9 gene encoding dnaJ homolog subfamily C member 9 isoform X3; the encoded protein is MGLLDLCEEVFGTADLYRVLGVRREASDGEVRRGYHKVSLQVHPDRVGEGDKEDATRRFQILGKVYSVLSDGEQRAVYDEQGTVDEDSTVLTQDRDWEAYWRLLFKKISLEDIQAFEKTYKGSEEELADIKQAYLDFRGDMDQIMESVLCVQYTEEPRIRNIIQQAIDAGEVPSYNAFVKESKQKMNARKRRAQEEAKEAEMSRKELGLDEGVDSLKAAIQSCRRISGKVHLIFGKKI
- the DNAJC9 gene encoding dnaJ homolog subfamily C member 9 isoform X2; protein product: MGLLDLCEEVFGTADLYRVLGVRREASDGEVRRGYHKVSLQVHPDRVGEGDKEDATRRFQILGKVYSVLSDGEQRAVYDEQGTVDEDSTVLTQDRDWEAYWRLLFKKISLEDIQAFEKTYKGSEEELADIKQAYLDFRGDMDQIMESVLCVQYTEEPRIRNIIQQAIDAGEVPSYNAFVKESKQKMNARKRRAQEEAKEAEMSRKELGLDEGVDSLKAAIQSRQKDRQKEMDNFLAQMEAKYCKSSKGGGKKSALKKEKK
- the LOC107966746 gene encoding putative uncharacterized protein DNAJC9-AS1 isoform X3: MPGGDTTPEEAAAPSCAGYNPGLWLFRAQKAQGACVTSTEGAWPRRASALYGGRKMRCGESGAGPDPRSNSAEVSSSQPALASKSQSKWGPTSNNPMGALTTTEFEMAGNRSQNIKHR